Within Sorangiineae bacterium MSr11367, the genomic segment CGTGGACCAAGTCGATTCGCTTCTTGATGGAGACCGCATTCAAGCGCGGAACGATCTCGCGCGGGGAGCTCGATTACGGGCTCTCCGAGACGCTGATGTTCCACAAGCCGGAGCAGCCGCGACCCCCGCCCCGGTCGCCGGTCATTGGCTCGCGGCTCTTCGAGCAGTCGATTCAGAAATAGACGACTGCTCCGCCCTACTTCTTTCCTTGCGCGCGGAGGGCGGCGAAGAAGGCGCGGAGGCGTGCGGCGCACTCGTCGGCGAGCACGCCACGCGTGACCTCGTAACGGTGATTCAATCGCGTGTCCTGCCCCACGGTGTAGAGCGAATGGAGCGCGCCGCCTTTCGGGTCGTCGCACCCGTAGACCACGCGTGCGATGCGGGCATGGACGAACGCGCCCGCGCACATGATGCAGGGCTCCAAGGTGATGTAGGCCGTGACCCCGTCGAGACGCCAGCTCGGCGCTTTCGCAGCCGCGGCGCGGAGGGCCACCATTTCCGCGTGCGCCGTGGCGTCGAGCAGGGCTTCGCGCAGGTTGTACCCGCGCGCGATTTCCACACCGTCGGCGCCCACGAGGATGCACCCGACGGGCACCTCGAGGCGGGCCGCGGCCGCGTCGGCCTCGGCCAGGGCCAATTGCATCCACGTCGTATCGCGCTGCTCGTCCGGGTCCAACACGGCATCACTTAAGCCACATCGCGTCGCAGCGCAACCGCGACGCGGGTCAGCGGCAGGCGTCCTGATCGACCTTCTCGAGTCGATCGTACGGATCGATGCCCTGGTCGTAGTCGTCGTTCGGGTAGATG encodes:
- a CDS encoding nucleoside deaminase: MQLALAEADAAAARLEVPVGCILVGADGVEIARGYNLREALLDATAHAEMVALRAAAAKAPSWRLDGVTAYITLEPCIMCAGAFVHARIARVVYGCDDPKGGALHSLYTVGQDTRLNHRYEVTRGVLADECAARLRAFFAALRAQGKK